The Zygosaccharomyces rouxii strain CBS732 chromosome G complete sequence genome contains a region encoding:
- the MHR1 gene encoding mitochondrial 54S ribosomal protein mL67 (similar to uniprot|Q06630 Saccharomyces cerevisiae YDR296W MHR1 Protein involved in homologous recombination in mitochondria and in transcription regulation in nucleus binds to activation domains of acidic activators required for recombination-dependent mtDNA partitioning) has protein sequence MPRTYPYWRVSKFRPATWLEGAGYAPQVFVFRNLESGQVLYSQFPNFTQQQVDKQFQRTDWSNRKPAIRRDIWRCMCVVDMPTYESGVKLYQNLCRLKYLRDVRMPQEAQKHRKLNEDGHIWYSSQYRPTYTQEAVADLRESIAKSGCDSDITIHWEDAWRMGDKSKHWTPILPGVQHSLMSRVGNIAREQSTVLRELGDRARQEFQRARKSNQNQQEGHMSL, from the coding sequence ATGCCAAGAACCTACCCCTACTGGAGAGTCTCCAAGTTTCGTCCTGCCACCTGGCTAGAAGGTGCAGGTTACGCTCCTCAAGTGTTTGTGTTTAGAAATCTCGAAAGTGGACAAGTCCTGTACTCCCAGTTCCCCAATTTTACCCAGCAACAAGTTGACAAGCAATTCCAAAGGACTGACTGGTCAAACCGTAAGCCAGCTATCAGACGTGACATATGGAGATGTATGTGCGTTGTCGATATGCCCACATATGAGTCTGGAGTCAAGCTGTACCAGAATCTATGTCGTTTGAAATACCTACGTGATGTTAGAATGCCACAAGAAGCTCAAAAGCATCgtaaattgaatgaagatggtCACATTTGGTACAGCAGTCAGTACAGACCAACCTACACTCAAGAAGCCGTGGCCGATCTTAGAGAATCAATCGCTAAATCTGGTTGTGACAGCGACATTACTATACACTGGGAAGATGCCTGGAGAATGGGGGACAAATCTAAACACTGGACACCAATACTACCTGGTGTACAACACTCTCTGATGAGCCGTGTTGGTAACATTGCTAGAGAACAAAGTACTGTACTACGAGAACTGGGTGACAGGGCAAGGCAAGAATTCCAGAGGGCCAGGAAATCGAACCAGAACCAGCAGGAAGGTCATATGAGTCTATAA
- the SUR2 gene encoding sphingosine hydroxylase (similar to uniprot|P38992 Saccharomyces cerevisiae YDR297W SUR2 Sphingosine hydroxylase has a role in sphingolipid metabolism catalyses the conversion of sphinganine to phytosphingosine), with protein sequence MNSSTFDYVEFKGPYGFMHSPVPPVVNIQPKPSLFSFVSDGVLALAAPVICYWTYSMFFHIVDIFELAEKYRIHDSEEVQSRNRAGRVEVFCEVIFQHIVQTTVGLLFLHFDAEPTTGFEQKAIWEWRRILPSVIPDFVVYYFYMYGISAIKEVIGFVVIDTWQYFWHRAMHMNKELYRRYHSRHHRLYVPYAYGALYNAPVEGFLLDTLGTGVAMLLTQMTHREQIMLYSFATLKTVDDHCGYAFPWDPFQIIFPNNSVYHDIHHQNFGIKTNFSQPFFTFWDSLFHTNFAGFEQYQNAQRRVTIDRYKDFLRERKELAQKGINTAYHPKRKQN encoded by the coding sequence atgaattcatcaaccTTTGACTACGTTGAGTTCAAGGGCCCCTATGGGTTTATGCACTCCCCAGTGCCACCAGTGGTTAATATTCAGCCAAAGCCTAGTCTTTTCTCATTTGTTAGTGATGGTGTCCTTGCACTAGCGGCCCCTGTGATATGTTACTGGACCTACTCCATGTTCTTTCACATCGTAGACATTTTTGAGTTGGCTGAGAAATATAGAATTCATGATTCCGAAGAAGTCCAGTCTCGTAACCGTGCTGGCCGTGTGGAAGTGTTTTGCGAAGTTATCTTTCAACATATTGTACAAACTACAGTGGGGTTATTGTTTTTACATTTTGATGCAGAACCTACAACAGGATTCGAGCAAAAGGCTATCTGGGAATGGAGAAGGATTTTACCCAGCGTCATTCCTGATTTCGTGGTCTACTACTTTTACATGTATGGTATCTCCGCTATCAAAGAAGTTATCGGATTCGTTGTCATTGATACATGGCAATACTTTTGGCATAGAGCCATGCATATGAACAAGGAATTGTACAGAAGATATCATTCAAGACATCACAGATTGTACGTTCCTTATGCCTACGGTGCTCTGTACAACGCACCAGTGGAAGGTTTCCTATTGGATACCTTGGGTACCGGTGTTGCCATGCTACTTACTCAAATGACCCACAGAGAACAGATTATGTTATATTCCTTTGCAACTTTGAAGACTGTGGATGACCACTGCGGATACGCATTCCCATGGGATCCATTCCAGATTATTTTCCCTAATAACTCGGTTTATCATGACATTCACCACCAAAACTTTGGTATCAAGACCAATTTCTCCCAACCTTTCTTCACGTTTTGGGATTCTCTATTCCACACGAATTTTGCAGGCTTCGAACAATATCAAAACGCTCAAAGACGTGTTACGATTGACCGTTACAAGGACTTCCTGAGggaaagaaaagagttgGCACAGAAAGGTATTAATACTGCCTACCATCCAAAGCGTAAGCAAAATTAG
- the ATP5 gene encoding F1F0 ATP synthase subunit 5 (similar to uniprot|P09457 Saccharomyces cerevisiae YDR298C ATP5 Subunit 5 of the stator stalk of mitochondrial F1F0 ATP synthase which is a large evolutionarily conserved enzyme complex required for ATP synthesis homologous to bovine subunit OSCP (oligomycin sensitivity-conferring protein)) yields MFGRIFVRSLASASKGVKPPIQLFGLDGTYASALFTAASKDTSIESAAASLSNLSQSIQTDPRLKEIVSNPSLASKDRSVIVDTLSTGKLDASVANLLKVLAENNRLELLPKVSNQFTVLTDAYNGLVKATVITAQPLDSKSFKRVEKALAGSNLVGSSKSLKLVNEVKPDIQGGLIVELGDKTVDLSVAAKVQRLNKALEDYI; encoded by the coding sequence ATGTTTGGCAGAATCTTTGTGCGTTCTCTAGCAAGTGCTAGTAAAGGTGTTAAACCACCTATCCAATTGTTCGGTCTAGATGGTACATATGCATCCGCTCTTTTCACTGCAGCTTCCAAGGACACTTCTATCGAATCCGCTGCTGCATCTTTGAGTAACTTATCTCAATCCATTCAAACCGATCCAAGATTGAAGGAAATTGTTAGCAATCCATCTCTAGCATCTAAGGACAGAAGCGTTATCGTGGACACTCTATCTACCGGCAAATTGGATGCTTCCGTTGCCAACTTGTTGAAAGTTTTGGCTGAAAACAACAGATTGGAACTTTTACCAAAGGTTTCTAACCAGTTCACCGTTTTAACCGATGCCTACAACGGCTTGGTCAAGGCTACTGTCATTACTGCTCAACCATtagattccaaatctttcaagAGAGTCGAAAAGGCTTTGGCTGGCTCTAACTTGGTGGGTTCTTCCAAGAGtttgaaattggtcaaCGAAGTCAAACCTGACATTCAAGGTGGCTTGATTGTTGAACTTGGCGATAAGACCGTCGACTTGAGCGTCGCTGCCAAGGTTCAAAGACTAAACAAGGCTCTAGAAGACTACAtctaa